From Chryseobacterium joostei, the proteins below share one genomic window:
- a CDS encoding M20/M25/M40 family metallo-hydrolase: MKKVLLSILGILIILAAILLIKTYTYPFKKNTSGSGEEWKPVKNDSAVMRLSGGIKIPTVSTGSLGEFNYAPFGQFKEYLKNSYPLVYQNTEYVEVNQYGLVYRLKGSNTKLEPILFLSHMDVVPPGDADIKNNEENVFRPDDKPSEPVAKVAEDWDYAPFSGAVANGRIYGRGAIDMKGMLFSLMESMNNLIKNKQIPQRDIYLAFGFDEEVGGQKGAIQIADYFKKKGLKFDAVYDEGGLIMRKGNVAGVDADVAVVGCAEKGFLSAKIKVKGLGGHSSMPPMESAIGKAAVIMQRLEDDQMKPVITPLIKEFFNNIGGAMPFTTRLALANQWLLKPVLISQLTKNNTTNALVRTTTALTMMKGSDGTNVLSPEVEFVVNFRLLPGNTVKDVREHIAKATKGFDVEVEEIDNTREASAVSPTNTKAFKLIEAGVKVIHPGAIVSPYLTMAGTDAGKYEIVSKNVYRFMPIKINSSEQQSIHSTNEYLSIENYLKMIHYFEYLMKNYDK; the protein is encoded by the coding sequence ATGAAAAAAGTTCTTTTATCCATTCTGGGTATTCTTATTATTCTTGCTGCCATACTCCTGATCAAGACTTACACCTATCCTTTTAAGAAAAATACATCCGGATCCGGCGAGGAATGGAAACCTGTAAAAAATGATTCAGCAGTCATGCGCTTGTCAGGAGGAATAAAGATTCCAACTGTTTCTACAGGGAGTTTGGGAGAATTTAATTACGCCCCTTTTGGTCAGTTTAAAGAATATCTAAAAAATTCCTATCCTTTGGTATACCAGAATACAGAATATGTTGAAGTAAATCAGTACGGTTTAGTTTATAGACTTAAGGGAAGTAATACGAAGTTGGAACCCATTTTATTTCTGTCCCATATGGATGTAGTTCCTCCTGGAGATGCCGATATAAAAAATAATGAGGAAAATGTTTTCAGACCCGATGACAAACCATCCGAACCTGTTGCCAAAGTTGCTGAAGATTGGGATTATGCCCCTTTTTCAGGTGCTGTTGCTAATGGAAGAATTTATGGTAGAGGAGCCATAGATATGAAAGGTATGCTTTTTTCCTTAATGGAATCCATGAATAATTTGATTAAAAATAAACAAATTCCACAACGCGATATTTACCTTGCTTTTGGTTTTGATGAAGAAGTAGGCGGGCAGAAAGGAGCCATACAGATTGCAGATTATTTTAAGAAAAAAGGGCTGAAGTTTGATGCTGTATATGATGAGGGCGGATTAATCATGAGAAAAGGAAACGTAGCAGGGGTAGATGCAGACGTTGCTGTAGTAGGTTGTGCAGAAAAAGGTTTTCTTTCCGCAAAAATAAAAGTAAAGGGGCTAGGTGGGCATTCCTCTATGCCTCCAATGGAAAGTGCCATTGGTAAGGCTGCTGTGATTATGCAACGGCTGGAAGATGATCAGATGAAACCTGTCATCACCCCATTAATCAAAGAATTTTTTAATAATATTGGAGGAGCCATGCCATTTACGACCAGATTGGCATTGGCTAATCAATGGCTTTTAAAACCCGTGCTTATCTCACAACTCACCAAAAACAATACAACCAATGCATTGGTAAGAACCACAACAGCTTTAACGATGATGAAAGGCAGCGACGGAACCAATGTACTTTCTCCCGAAGTAGAATTTGTCGTTAATTTCAGACTTTTACCTGGCAATACGGTGAAAGATGTTCGCGAGCATATTGCAAAGGCAACCAAGGGCTTTGACGTAGAAGTAGAAGAGATTGATAATACGAGAGAAGCCTCCGCAGTATCTCCTACCAATACAAAGGCATTCAAATTAATAGAAGCGGGAGTGAAGGTGATTCATCCCGGAGCCATCGTATCTCCTTACCTTACCATGGCCGGTACAGATGCCGGTAAATATGAAATTGTAAGTAAAAATGTCTACAGATTTATGCCTATTAAAATCAACAGTTCGGAGCAGCAGAGTATTCACAGTACCAACGAATATCTAAGCATTGAAAATTATCTGAAAATGATCCATTATTTTGAGTATCTGATGAAAAACTATGATAAGTAA
- a CDS encoding DUF2490 domain-containing protein: MIKYSQAISPLSLSNLMVLQVLTFIVKQLSDMFSLRKVLVIFGILGCMGSVVNAQISPPGLGDANTAFWSAFGVKRELDSLGKKQTMSYIAIGRKSSPDNNNLFSKQAIFVLNHEVYNSFAPHQQYSYAISYRRQPQYESDAPYEKENTEQEFRIYGRYAYTFNLGKKFKLKNTVRQEFRKFFDADFHKVEEDFQLRTRIKSQLTYNLSQTNNQKLAISAEALFSVSHLNEPEQHWNSFGYREMRLSAYYMFNIPHSPFTVDIGYMDNLIRDSNSIHKGGVHYLAADLIWNIPYKK, encoded by the coding sequence ATGATCAAATATTCTCAAGCGATATCTCCGTTATCCTTATCCAATCTTATGGTTTTACAAGTTTTAACATTTATAGTAAAGCAGCTATCTGATATGTTCAGTTTAAGGAAAGTTCTTGTAATTTTTGGTATATTAGGTTGTATGGGAAGTGTAGTCAATGCACAGATTAGTCCTCCAGGTCTGGGAGATGCCAATACAGCTTTCTGGTCTGCCTTTGGAGTAAAGCGTGAACTGGATTCCTTGGGAAAAAAGCAAACAATGAGCTATATTGCCATAGGGCGGAAAAGTAGTCCGGATAATAATAATCTGTTTTCAAAACAAGCCATTTTTGTATTAAATCATGAGGTTTACAATTCCTTTGCCCCTCATCAGCAATACAGCTATGCCATCAGCTACAGAAGACAACCTCAATATGAAAGTGATGCTCCTTATGAAAAAGAAAATACTGAACAGGAATTCAGGATCTACGGACGATATGCCTATACTTTTAATCTTGGAAAGAAATTTAAACTCAAAAATACTGTCCGACAGGAATTCAGAAAGTTCTTTGATGCAGATTTTCATAAGGTGGAAGAGGATTTTCAATTAAGAACCCGTATCAAAAGCCAGTTGACTTACAATTTATCTCAAACAAATAATCAAAAGCTGGCCATAAGTGCTGAAGCTCTGTTTTCTGTGAGTCATCTTAATGAACCGGAACAGCACTGGAATTCTTTTGGATATCGGGAAATGCGTCTTTCTGCTTATTATATGTTTAATATCCCTCATTCCCCTTTTACTGTAGACATCGGATATATGGATAATCTGATTCGGGACAGCAACAGTATTCACAAAGGTGGTGTGCATTATCTGGCTGCAGATCTGATCTGGAATATTCCTTATAAAAAGTAA
- a CDS encoding TonB-dependent receptor domain-containing protein translates to MIQSCKNELPTKPMLHVKEAEQEGALTGKMIQWGKPFLIFFFSLISLTKIYAQDIQSGIAGRVNMVDGQPLRAISVSLLEANRQTLTDDEGNYSFTNVNAGTYTVKLQILGSKEVRIPVEVKTGEITTLDYQLTKENIQAIQEVVIMKNTNRFSKKESGFVARLPLKNLENPQVYNTVTKELFQEQVAVDLGSISKNVPGAGVPMIANQGRVTFRSRGFETEPNARNGVAGAAFSVIDPVNLERIEAIKGPSATLFGKSVASSYGGVYNRVTKKPYNDFGGEIGYVGGSWSYNRLTVDVNTPINKDRTALFRLNAAGTFEKSFQDLGFTNSLAIAPSFSYQINDRMSLLLDVEFNQAKGTSVVRFNPYTGGNKTQSIADMKFPYYKNFLGDDLAYETQMMNIFAQLNYKVSESWTSQTIMSRARSTINGYISAINGKTDSTASAQVMVGTTSFIATNLQQNFIGDFHIGRFRNRMVVGLDYYNNSNHFDRYHTNTKVFNFVHPSADFRVNRNIIDALTATSAFRKENNGDNTYAAYVSNVFNVTDQLMVMASLRVDRFQFKGVYDITTGEIKGGLSNSGAQSGPYGQTAFSPKLGIVYEILKNKVSLFGNYMNGFNNVSGVDINGNSFKPEYANQLEFGVKADIFNHKLIGTLSYYNIRVDNILRTNPDDINYSIQNGTQLSKGIEAELTANPFEGLNIVAGYAYNDSKFTNANPSVNGLRPALSGPASMLNFWVSYRIPQGKLKGLGIGGGGNMGSSSYQTNTQTAKVIIPSYKMFDLGIFYDQPKYRVGLKFDNITNEKAWSVRLTPQAPSRFLGSVSLKF, encoded by the coding sequence ATGATACAATCATGTAAGAATGAGCTTCCAACGAAGCCAATGCTTCATGTCAAAGAAGCAGAGCAGGAGGGCGCTTTAACAGGTAAAATGATACAATGGGGTAAGCCATTTCTGATTTTTTTCTTTTCCCTGATAAGTTTAACAAAAATATATGCACAGGATATACAAAGTGGGATAGCAGGTAGAGTAAATATGGTGGATGGGCAACCCCTGAGGGCTATATCAGTTTCGCTATTGGAGGCAAATCGCCAAACGTTGACGGATGATGAGGGAAACTATAGCTTTACTAATGTGAATGCAGGAACATACACTGTAAAATTACAAATTTTAGGATCTAAAGAAGTACGTATTCCGGTTGAGGTGAAAACTGGTGAAATTACAACATTGGATTATCAACTCACCAAGGAAAATATTCAGGCAATACAGGAAGTGGTAATCATGAAAAATACCAATAGGTTTTCTAAGAAAGAAAGCGGATTTGTGGCAAGATTACCCTTAAAGAATCTGGAAAATCCACAAGTGTACAATACAGTAACCAAGGAGCTTTTTCAAGAGCAGGTCGCTGTAGATCTTGGAAGTATATCTAAAAATGTACCCGGTGCGGGAGTTCCTATGATAGCCAATCAAGGAAGAGTTACATTTCGTTCACGAGGATTTGAAACAGAGCCTAACGCCAGAAATGGAGTGGCGGGAGCTGCATTTTCAGTTATTGATCCTGTTAATTTAGAACGCATAGAAGCTATTAAAGGACCTTCAGCAACTTTATTCGGGAAAAGTGTTGCCAGCAGCTATGGTGGGGTTTACAATCGTGTTACTAAAAAACCTTATAATGATTTTGGGGGTGAAATTGGCTATGTTGGTGGTAGCTGGAGTTATAATAGATTAACGGTGGATGTAAACACTCCAATTAATAAAGACAGAACTGCTCTTTTTCGTCTTAATGCAGCGGGAACGTTTGAAAAGAGTTTTCAGGACCTAGGTTTTACCAATTCATTGGCTATTGCCCCGAGTTTTTCTTATCAAATCAACGATCGTATGTCGCTTCTTTTGGATGTAGAGTTTAATCAGGCAAAAGGAACCTCGGTAGTACGTTTTAATCCTTATACAGGAGGTAATAAAACCCAGTCTATTGCAGACATGAAGTTTCCTTACTATAAAAATTTCCTAGGTGATGACCTTGCCTATGAAACACAAATGATGAACATTTTTGCCCAGTTAAATTATAAGGTTTCAGAAAGCTGGACTTCCCAGACGATTATGTCTCGTGCAAGATCAACAATTAATGGCTATATTTCTGCTATAAACGGTAAAACAGACTCTACTGCAAGTGCTCAGGTGATGGTGGGGACTACATCGTTTATAGCGACCAATCTACAACAGAACTTTATCGGAGATTTTCATATCGGACGTTTTAGAAACAGAATGGTTGTAGGATTAGATTATTATAACAACTCTAATCATTTTGACCGATACCATACCAATACAAAGGTGTTTAATTTCGTTCATCCGTCAGCAGACTTTAGAGTAAACCGTAATATCATTGATGCTCTTACGGCAACTTCAGCATTCAGAAAAGAGAATAACGGTGATAATACCTATGCAGCATACGTATCAAATGTCTTTAATGTGACCGATCAGCTTATGGTAATGGCCAGTTTGAGGGTAGACAGGTTTCAATTTAAGGGAGTTTATGATATTACTACCGGTGAAATAAAAGGAGGTTTAAGTAATAGTGGAGCACAATCGGGGCCTTACGGGCAAACCGCTTTTTCTCCAAAGCTAGGGATTGTCTATGAAATATTGAAGAATAAAGTTTCATTGTTTGGAAACTATATGAATGGTTTTAATAATGTAAGTGGAGTAGATATTAATGGAAACTCATTTAAGCCTGAATATGCCAATCAGCTGGAATTTGGAGTAAAAGCAGATATCTTCAATCACAAACTTATAGGAACATTAAGCTATTATAACATTCGTGTTGATAATATACTAAGAACGAATCCTGATGATATCAATTATTCTATCCAGAACGGAACTCAATTGAGTAAGGGAATAGAAGCAGAACTAACGGCTAATCCTTTTGAAGGATTAAATATTGTTGCAGGGTATGCCTATAACGATAGTAAGTTTACGAATGCAAACCCTTCTGTTAACGGGTTGAGACCTGCCTTATCCGGTCCTGCTAGTATGCTTAATTTTTGGGTCAGCTACCGAATTCCACAAGGTAAATTAAAAGGCCTTGGAATAGGTGGTGGTGGAAATATGGGATCTTCATCCTATCAGACAAATACACAAACAGCCAAAGTGATTATACCATCTTATAAAATGTTTGATCTGGGTATTTTCTATGATCAGCCAAAATATAGAGTAGGATTGAAGTTTGATAATATTACCAATGAAAAAGCTTGGTCAGTGAGATTAACACCACAAGCTCCATCACGTTTTCTGGGAAGTGTTTCTTTGAAATTCTAA
- a CDS encoding helix-turn-helix transcriptional regulator, with amino-acid sequence MKKNISFFLTLIIFISFYGQITRIVGNPQTDEINEKNNKIAQSMNDHTKSLAEKEKALLEVKSQSERLEYNFGTLQAGVQLMSIYSYQNRYKDVVSLGNQLKKITKNSKDEEGLISNMYRKMALALTFLGLDSEGLKDYKSAINSAQELKDVNTKYYTLSLLYENITGVYENHKRYESKIYDDSIAYYLNKSLNIGKKISDNSISVPKNLKYDQLAFTNMRLGIFYLEHSDAAKENLDKAQKYLFEGLKFYEDKKYNVSLSNKITMLNQISWLFLEKKEYQKSIDYANRALELEKTFNSPSDRVESFEFLMSSYMEMGEKERSKDYMHKYNSLKDSLTFVQKKEADAVTKNIIKNINNQHQESDEKEYTIISIIAIIVIAAIIIMIILSRRKNRLLRKDYEKVIEQLKNHAPVFPVEEIEDDESENDYTIASEPEPTVANSKTIISKSTENRLLKELAIFEKSKRYLKNDFSISILASRLDTNVKYASEIIKNNRSQTFNDYTNSLRIRYISQKLYDEPKYREYKISYLAEVCGYSSPQVFVTAFKKVNGVTPSYFIQNLNDEKFNVLI; translated from the coding sequence ATGAAAAAAAATATTTCCTTTTTTTTAACACTTATTATTTTCATCTCTTTTTATGGGCAAATTACAAGAATCGTTGGCAATCCACAAACGGACGAGATCAATGAAAAAAATAACAAGATTGCCCAAAGTATGAATGATCATACTAAAAGTCTAGCTGAAAAGGAAAAAGCATTACTGGAAGTAAAATCACAATCTGAAAGACTGGAATACAATTTCGGAACTTTACAAGCCGGAGTACAGTTGATGAGTATTTATTCTTACCAAAATAGATACAAGGACGTTGTAAGCCTGGGAAACCAGTTAAAAAAGATAACAAAAAATTCCAAAGATGAAGAAGGTCTTATTTCTAATATGTATCGTAAAATGGCATTGGCTTTAACTTTTTTGGGACTTGATAGCGAAGGTTTAAAAGACTATAAGTCTGCAATAAATAGCGCCCAAGAACTTAAAGATGTCAATACAAAATATTATACATTATCATTATTATATGAAAACATTACCGGAGTTTATGAAAACCACAAAAGGTATGAAAGTAAAATATATGATGATTCCATAGCTTATTATCTTAATAAAAGCCTTAATATCGGAAAAAAAATAAGTGATAATAGTATATCTGTTCCTAAGAATTTGAAATATGACCAGTTGGCATTTACCAATATGCGTCTTGGTATTTTTTATTTGGAACATTCAGATGCAGCTAAAGAAAATTTAGATAAGGCTCAAAAATATTTATTTGAAGGATTGAAATTTTATGAAGATAAAAAATATAATGTCTCTCTTAGTAATAAAATAACAATGCTCAATCAGATCAGTTGGTTATTTTTAGAAAAAAAAGAGTATCAAAAGTCAATTGATTATGCAAATCGTGCATTAGAACTGGAAAAAACGTTTAACAGCCCTTCTGACCGGGTAGAATCTTTTGAGTTCCTTATGTCTTCCTATATGGAGATGGGAGAAAAAGAAAGATCAAAAGACTATATGCACAAGTATAATTCTCTTAAAGACTCGCTAACATTTGTACAAAAAAAAGAGGCTGATGCTGTCACTAAAAATATCATAAAAAATATAAATAACCAGCACCAGGAAAGTGATGAAAAAGAATACACTATTATCAGTATTATAGCAATAATTGTTATTGCTGCCATTATCATTATGATCATCTTATCGAGGAGAAAAAATAGACTTCTTCGTAAGGATTATGAAAAAGTTATTGAACAACTTAAAAATCATGCGCCGGTTTTTCCTGTTGAAGAGATTGAAGATGATGAAAGCGAAAATGATTACACCATTGCTTCTGAACCAGAACCTACTGTAGCCAATTCAAAAACGATAATATCTAAATCAACAGAGAATCGTCTATTAAAAGAATTAGCTATTTTCGAAAAATCAAAAAGATATCTAAAAAATGACTTTTCAATTAGTATCCTTGCAAGCCGACTGGATACAAATGTAAAATATGCATCAGAGATTATTAAAAATAACAGATCGCAAACTTTCAATGATTATACTAATTCTCTAAGAATAAGATATATTTCTCAAAAGTTATACGACGAACCAAAGTACAGAGAATACAAAATCTCTTATCTGGCAGAAGTATGCGGATATTCTTCACCTCAGGTATTTGTTACAGCTTTCAAAAAAGTAAATGGAGTTACACCTTCTTACTTTATCCAAAATTTGAATGATGAAAAATTTAATGTTTTGATTTAA